The following are encoded in a window of Candidatus Buchananbacteria bacterium CG10_big_fil_rev_8_21_14_0_10_42_9 genomic DNA:
- a CDS encoding propanediol utilization protein, with product MRKKITIQVSGHHCHLSKKDIDVLFGKGYKLRPLYKLSQIGQYASRETISVKSAKGKQINDIRVLGPKRANSQVELTLTDCYHLKIKAPIKTGINKDTGPGGQIELIGPKGRVKRRAAMIQNRHIHCDLKTAKTLGLKHKDRVSVETLGVRSVVWHNVYVKVRSDFVWRMHLDTDEANAANIKEGQTGTVLIK from the coding sequence ATGAGAAAAAAGATAACTATCCAAGTATCTGGGCATCATTGTCATTTATCCAAAAAAGATATTGATGTTTTATTTGGTAAAGGCTATAAATTAAGACCTTTGTATAAATTATCACAAATCGGTCAATACGCCTCAAGAGAAACAATTTCAGTCAAATCAGCCAAAGGTAAACAAATCAATGATATTCGCGTTTTAGGTCCAAAACGGGCCAATAGCCAGGTGGAATTGACTTTAACTGATTGTTATCATCTTAAAATTAAGGCTCCAATTAAAACTGGTATCAATAAAGATACAGGGCCGGGCGGTCAAATTGAACTTATCGGCCCCAAAGGTAGGGTTAAAAGGAGGGCGGCTATGATTCAAAATCGGCACATTCATTGCGATCTTAAAACTGCCAAAACGCTAGGGTTAAAACATAAGGATCGCGTCAGCGTGGAAACGCTTGGCGTGCGGTCGGTAGTGTGGCATAATGTATATGTTAAAGTTAGATCTGATTTTGTTTGGCGGATGCATTTAGACACTGATGAAGCTAACGCCGCCAACATCAAAGAGGGTCAGACCGGAACCGTTTTAATAAAATAA
- the mviN gene encoding murein biosynthesis integral membrane protein MurJ, which yields MVLRTLFNGKTQSITSAAIIIAGATLASRALGVFRDRILAGQFGAGIELDIYYASFRIPDLVFNLLVLGAISAGFIPIFLSHLEDGFISKLTKNSDKAWRLANLVINTLFLVLVAVSLILIVFSPLIMRLIAPGFDQETLALTVKVTRIMYLSPILLGLSSILGGILQTFHRFFVYSLAPIAYNVGIIIGALFLSPIFGVMGLAYGVVLGAAAHLLIQIPTVLHLGYRWQWIFDWHDKGLRQMAKIMLPRTLSLAVNQLNLIAMTIIASLLAAGSITIFNLANNLQSFPLGLFGISFAVAAFPSLSLLATKKGHKDFIYRFSITVRQILFLIIPASILLIVLRAQVVRVVLGTGLFDWSDTVLTIQTLTFFSLSLFAQALIPLVVRAFFALHDSKTPFFSGLIGALVNIVLALQFVKVFDVAGLALAFSVGSVVNFTILWIALDSKLGQLKTYSILYATGKMLIAALYMGIVGQGIEYFIEPFTGTQTFLGLLGQSVAVVIGSAIVYFLTLRWLKSAELDLFISSFKKRFLKKSRNLDLTEAENI from the coding sequence ATAGTGCTCAGAACTCTTTTTAATGGAAAAACCCAATCAATTACTTCGGCCGCAATAATTATCGCCGGGGCAACCTTAGCCAGCCGTGCGCTTGGTGTATTTCGCGACCGAATTTTAGCTGGACAATTTGGAGCCGGGATTGAGCTTGATATCTATTATGCTTCGTTTAGGATACCGGACTTAGTTTTTAATTTATTGGTGCTCGGCGCAATCTCTGCCGGCTTCATTCCAATTTTTTTAAGCCACCTTGAAGATGGCTTTATCAGCAAACTAACAAAAAACAGCGACAAGGCTTGGCGTTTGGCGAATTTGGTTATTAACACTCTTTTTTTGGTGTTAGTGGCAGTTAGTTTGATATTGATTGTTTTTTCACCTTTGATTATGAGATTAATAGCACCCGGTTTTGATCAAGAAACCTTAGCTTTAACGGTTAAAGTCACCCGGATTATGTATTTAAGTCCTATCCTGTTAGGCTTAAGTTCAATTCTTGGCGGCATATTACAAACCTTTCATCGTTTTTTTGTTTATTCATTGGCGCCAATAGCCTACAATGTCGGAATTATTATTGGCGCACTTTTTTTATCGCCAATTTTTGGCGTTATGGGGTTAGCGTACGGTGTGGTCTTGGGCGCGGCGGCACATTTACTTATTCAAATACCGACTGTTTTACACTTAGGTTATCGCTGGCAATGGATATTTGATTGGCACGACAAGGGTTTAAGGCAAATGGCCAAAATTATGCTCCCGAGAACTTTATCTTTAGCAGTCAATCAGCTTAATCTAATTGCGATGACAATTATCGCATCACTTTTAGCGGCGGGGTCCATTACGATTTTTAATTTAGCGAACAATCTGCAAAGTTTTCCGCTCGGTTTGTTTGGAATTTCTTTCGCGGTGGCGGCCTTTCCTTCATTATCACTTTTAGCAACCAAAAAAGGGCATAAAGATTTTATTTACCGTTTTTCTATAACTGTTCGCCAAATTCTTTTTTTAATTATACCGGCTTCCATTTTGTTAATTGTTTTACGCGCGCAGGTAGTGCGTGTGGTGCTCGGTACCGGGTTGTTTGACTGGTCAGACACGGTTTTAACAATTCAAACATTAACGTTTTTTAGCCTAAGCTTATTTGCCCAAGCATTAATTCCGCTGGTTGTGAGGGCATTTTTTGCTTTGCATGACAGTAAGACGCCTTTTTTTTCAGGCCTTATTGGAGCACTGGTGAATATTGTTTTAGCGCTTCAGTTTGTAAAAGTGTTTGATGTGGCAGGGTTGGCGTTAGCTTTTTCGGTCGGCAGTGTAGTCAATTTTACTATTTTATGGATTGCCCTTGATTCAAAATTAGGCCAATTGAAAACTTATTCGATTTTATACGCGACGGGCAAAATGTTAATTGCCGCTTTATACATGGGAATTGTTGGCCAAGGGATTGAATATTTCATAGAGCCGTTTACTGGAACTCAAACTTTTTTAGGCCTGCTCGGGCAATCAGTTGCCGTAGTTATCGGCAGTGCCATTGTGTACTTTTTAACATTACGTTGGTTAAAATCAGCTGAGTTAGATTTGTTTATTAGTTCATTTAAAAAAAGATTTTTGAAAAAATCGCGCAATTTGGATTTAACTGAAGCTGAAAATATATAA
- a CDS encoding glycosyltransferase family 4 protein, which translates to MNRAAELKIALVHDYLAQEGGAERVLHIFQELFPQAPTYTLFYDQAKMGGLYRGKDIRTSYLQKAPGIFKHYQWYLALMPSATESYDLSQYDFVLSSASAFAKGVITQQDAYHLCYCHTPTRYLWSDTHSYVKELHYPAVIKKILPPLLSRLRVWDLSAANRVDGFIANSNYIANRISKYYQRQSKVIYPPVDVEKFKVSNEVGNYYLAGGRLVAYKRFDLVVQAFNQLKMPLKIFGAGPELEHLKKIANRNIQFVGRVGDEKLVDLYSHAVAYIHPQVEDFGITAIESMASGRPVVAYKVGGAAETVIENKTGIFFDDQSWEALADTIVRFNDNSFNSADIRRHAEAFSISTFKANIKSTIEEIMNKPEHERRY; encoded by the coding sequence ATGAACAGAGCAGCTGAGTTAAAAATTGCTTTAGTCCACGATTATTTAGCCCAAGAAGGCGGAGCTGAACGAGTATTACATATTTTTCAAGAACTGTTTCCTCAAGCGCCCACCTACACTTTGTTTTACGATCAAGCAAAAATGGGCGGTTTATACCGAGGTAAAGACATTCGCACTTCCTACTTACAAAAAGCGCCAGGTATTTTTAAACACTACCAATGGTATTTAGCCTTAATGCCATCGGCGACCGAAAGTTATGATTTGTCGCAATACGATTTTGTCCTTTCATCTGCTTCGGCTTTCGCCAAGGGTGTAATTACTCAACAGGACGCCTATCATTTATGCTATTGCCACACACCCACACGTTATCTTTGGAGCGATACCCATAGTTACGTTAAAGAATTGCACTATCCAGCGGTTATAAAAAAAATATTACCCCCTTTGCTTAGCCGGTTAAGAGTTTGGGATTTATCCGCAGCGAACCGAGTTGACGGTTTTATAGCAAATTCTAATTATATTGCTAACCGTATCAGCAAATATTACCAGCGTCAAAGTAAAGTGATTTATCCGCCAGTTGATGTTGAAAAATTTAAAGTTTCAAATGAAGTGGGAAATTACTACTTGGCTGGCGGGCGGTTGGTAGCTTACAAAAGATTTGATTTGGTGGTCCAAGCTTTTAACCAATTAAAAATGCCTCTTAAAATTTTTGGTGCGGGGCCTGAATTAGAGCATTTAAAAAAAATAGCCAACCGAAATATTCAATTTGTTGGCCGGGTGGGGGACGAAAAGTTGGTAGATCTTTACAGCCACGCCGTTGCTTACATCCATCCCCAAGTTGAAGATTTTGGGATTACCGCCATAGAGTCAATGGCGTCTGGCCGTCCAGTTGTCGCGTATAAAGTTGGCGGCGCAGCAGAAACTGTGATTGAAAATAAAACCGGTATTTTTTTTGATGATCAATCGTGGGAGGCATTAGCCGATACTATTGTACGTTTTAACGATAATAGTTTTAATTCAGCTGACATTAGAAGACATGCGGAAGCTTTTTCTATCTCAACTTTTAAAGCCAACATTAAATCAACAATTGAAGAAATAATGAACAAGCCCGAACATGAACGTCGGTATTGA
- a CDS encoding GTP-binding protein → MGFILFLILPAVLIFNLAFGVGLHTTVELPEPVIVKGIYMTGYTAASKARRENLFGLIDSTELNAVVIDIKDYTGKILYDSKIPIVNRLGSKFVLIRDLPDLLDELDKRNIYAIARIAVFQDPFLAQVKPEWAVQTKSGGVWRDYKGLSWVDPGNQEVWDYNIAIAKEAVDLGFKEINFDYIRYPSDGNLQTIQYPYQDGHELDKNEVIGNFFEYTSNKMKSRPAYLSADLFGMTLWRDDGLNIGQTIEAAAPHFDYISPMVYPSHYPDGFEGFANPAEHPYEIVYRSLVRASLDGQRAKIRPWLQDFDLGAVYNQDKLLAQIQATYDSGWESWYFWSAANTYTTSAFKRD, encoded by the coding sequence ATGGGGTTCATATTGTTTCTTATTTTACCGGCCGTTTTGATTTTTAATTTGGCTTTTGGCGTTGGCTTGCACACAACTGTTGAACTGCCTGAACCGGTGATTGTTAAAGGTATTTACATGACTGGCTACACGGCCGCTTCTAAGGCTCGGCGCGAGAACCTTTTTGGATTAATTGATTCAACCGAATTAAATGCCGTAGTTATTGATATTAAGGATTATACTGGGAAAATTTTATACGATAGTAAAATTCCGATTGTTAATCGGCTCGGTTCAAAATTTGTTCTAATAAGAGATCTGCCTGACCTATTAGATGAACTGGATAAAAGAAATATTTACGCTATCGCTAGAATCGCTGTTTTCCAAGATCCTTTTTTGGCCCAAGTTAAACCAGAATGGGCAGTCCAGACAAAGAGTGGGGGAGTTTGGCGCGATTATAAGGGTTTGTCTTGGGTTGACCCTGGCAACCAAGAGGTTTGGGATTATAACATCGCGATTGCCAAAGAAGCGGTTGATTTAGGTTTTAAAGAAATTAACTTTGATTACATTCGTTACCCGTCAGATGGAAATTTGCAGACGATCCAATACCCCTACCAAGACGGACATGAACTAGATAAGAATGAGGTTATTGGTAATTTCTTTGAATATACCTCAAATAAAATGAAAAGCCGCCCGGCTTATTTGTCGGCTGATTTATTTGGCATGACTTTATGGCGCGACGATGGTTTAAATATCGGACAAACAATTGAGGCGGCGGCACCACACTTTGATTACATTAGCCCCATGGTTTACCCATCTCATTATCCGGATGGCTTTGAAGGTTTCGCCAATCCGGCCGAGCATCCATACGAGATAGTCTATCGCAGTTTGGTGCGGGCTAGCTTAGACGGGCAGAGAGCCAAGATACGGCCGTGGCTTCAAGATTTTGATTTAGGTGCAGTATATAATCAAGACAAACTCTTGGCTCAAATTCAAGCCACCTATGATAGCGGCTGGGAGAGTTGGTACTTTTGGTCCGCGGCTAACACTTATACCACGTCGGCGTTTAAGCGGGATTGA
- a CDS encoding acetate kinase (Enables the production of acetyl-CoA by phosphorylating acetate in the presence of ATP and a divalent cation), with translation MSTLKRFILVLNSGSSTLKFQIFKIDSLAVVLSGNFEKIGLRASFYELNENGSGRAVMGNFPEGVPNHDQALKIILGKVNHWHKKIAAVGHRVVHGGEVYHDPTVINKAVIKKLEKLGELAPLHNPINVSCIKRAQQSLSQSIKHVAIFDTAFYADLPDYAYTYGLPYDFYTKLGIRKYGFHGTSHQYVTLQAAHKLKKPLNQLKLISCHLGSGCSITAVKNGKAVDTSMGFTPLAGLVMGTRSGDFDPAIILHLMKHLDFSPQQMETILNFQSGLKGVFGYSRDMRDIMLASGYKIPGYKPKKKFSKEDKARAKLALNIFVYTIVRYIGQYATVMGGVDAVIFTAGIGERNADVRRLIQSKLRFIRPYKVLTIPTNEGLMMAQLVKQKLRLK, from the coding sequence ATGTCAACCCTAAAACGGTTTATTTTGGTTTTGAATTCTGGAAGTTCAACCTTGAAGTTTCAGATATTTAAGATTGACTCATTGGCTGTCGTGCTTTCCGGGAACTTTGAAAAAATCGGTTTGCGAGCTTCTTTTTATGAACTCAATGAAAATGGTTCTGGCCGGGCAGTAATGGGTAATTTTCCCGAAGGCGTGCCTAACCACGACCAGGCTTTAAAAATTATTTTAGGCAAAGTAAACCATTGGCATAAAAAAATAGCTGCCGTTGGGCATCGGGTTGTCCATGGCGGTGAAGTTTATCATGACCCAACTGTTATTAATAAAGCAGTCATTAAAAAGTTGGAAAAATTAGGCGAATTAGCGCCGCTTCATAACCCCATCAACGTCAGCTGCATCAAAAGGGCGCAACAAAGCTTATCTCAGTCTATAAAACACGTGGCTATATTTGACACTGCTTTTTATGCTGATTTGCCAGATTATGCTTACACTTATGGTTTGCCGTATGATTTCTACACGAAACTGGGAATAAGAAAATATGGATTTCACGGCACTTCGCACCAGTATGTAACCTTGCAGGCCGCTCACAAGCTGAAAAAACCGCTTAATCAGCTTAAATTAATCTCTTGCCACTTAGGCTCCGGTTGTAGTATTACAGCGGTGAAAAACGGCAAAGCGGTTGACACTTCAATGGGGTTTACGCCGTTGGCCGGTTTGGTTATGGGCACTCGGAGTGGCGATTTTGACCCGGCTATTATTTTACATTTAATGAAGCATTTAGATTTTTCACCTCAGCAGATGGAAACAATATTAAATTTTCAATCCGGACTTAAAGGAGTTTTTGGGTATTCTCGGGATATGCGTGATATCATGCTGGCTTCTGGTTACAAGATTCCAGGTTACAAGCCAAAAAAGAAGTTTTCGAAAGAAGATAAGGCGCGAGCAAAATTAGCCCTGAATATTTTTGTGTATACGATTGTTCGCTATATTGGACAATACGCCACGGTTATGGGCGGTGTAGATGCTGTGATTTTCACAGCCGGGATTGGCGAGCGCAACGCCGATGTGCGCCGTCTAATTCAATCTAAACTGAGGTTTATTCGGCCATACAAAGTTTTAACAATACCGACTAATGAAGGTTTAATGATGGCTCAGTTGGTCAAACAAAAATTAAGGCTTAAATAG
- a CDS encoding response regulator: MAKKKKILIVEDDKALVELLSQMFGNKTYSVDLALEIKEGFNKAKKSQPNLILLDILLSGENGFDLLKKLKADIQTKDIPVIILSNLGQEREIKKALELGAVDYMVKADFSLDEVCTKIKTVLKDFKC, translated from the coding sequence ATGGCGAAAAAGAAAAAAATTCTGATTGTTGAAGATGATAAGGCGCTCGTTGAATTGTTAAGCCAAATGTTTGGTAATAAAACTTATTCTGTCGATTTAGCTTTAGAAATTAAAGAAGGCTTTAATAAGGCTAAAAAAAGCCAGCCAAATTTGATTTTACTAGATATTTTATTATCCGGAGAAAATGGGTTTGATTTATTAAAAAAATTAAAAGCAGATATCCAGACTAAAGACATACCGGTGATTATATTGTCCAACCTCGGGCAAGAGCGCGAGATTAAAAAGGCTTTAGAACTTGGGGCAGTGGACTACATGGTTAAGGCTGATTTTAGTTTGGATGAGGTTTGCACTAAAATTAAAACGGTCTTAAAGGATTTTAAATGTTAA
- a CDS encoding elongation factor 4, which produces MQNIRNFCIIAHIDHGKSTLADRFLEVTGTVSKREMKEQLLDTMELERERGITIKLQPVRMQYEDHEINLIDTPGHVDFTYEVSRSLSAVEGAVLLVDATQGIQAQTLANLYLALEQNLVIIPVINKIDLPAADVEKTTQEIVTVLGCKPEEVIAVSAKTGQNVEAVLDAVIKNVPPPKPQDGNFKSLIFDSIFDEYKGIIAYVRVDSGNVKAGDEVKFFATGKEVEVLEVGYFAPKYKKSDVLQAGEIGYVITGVKALADCRVGDTLSSLIENKPLSGYKEIKPMVFAGLFCQEGNEYPRLREAVEKLKLNDSALQFEPENSPALGFGFRCGFLGLLHLEIIQQRLEQEFDLDLIVTAPSVAYQVDLTSGEKITVRSPQSFPDPSQIKEVREPVMKLDIFTPKNYLGAIMNLTSEKRGVYLTTEYVDEGLAILHYEIPMTAIIIDYYDKLKSVSSGYASLNYEFLEYRQCEIVKLDILVAEEREEALSVLTYKDAAYDVGRKIVEGLKEHIPRQMFMIKLQAAVGGKIIAAERISAMRKDVTAKLYGGDYTRRQKLLSKQKKGKKKMADIGRGHVKIPAKAFIEILRK; this is translated from the coding sequence ATGCAAAACATACGTAATTTCTGTATTATTGCCCATATTGATCACGGTAAGTCAACGTTGGCTGACCGTTTTTTAGAAGTGACTGGCACGGTGTCAAAACGCGAGATGAAAGAACAATTGTTAGACACGATGGAGCTGGAACGCGAACGCGGGATTACGATTAAGTTGCAGCCTGTCCGGATGCAATATGAAGACCATGAGATTAACTTAATTGACACGCCCGGGCACGTTGATTTTACCTACGAAGTTTCACGTTCGCTATCTGCCGTTGAAGGCGCTGTCCTTTTGGTTGACGCTACGCAAGGAATCCAGGCCCAAACGTTAGCTAATTTATATTTAGCGTTAGAGCAGAACTTAGTAATTATCCCCGTTATAAATAAAATTGATCTGCCGGCAGCCGATGTAGAAAAAACCACCCAAGAGATTGTCACTGTGCTTGGCTGTAAGCCAGAAGAAGTCATCGCCGTTTCCGCCAAAACTGGACAAAATGTTGAAGCGGTACTTGATGCCGTTATCAAAAACGTCCCACCGCCAAAGCCTCAAGATGGTAATTTTAAATCATTAATTTTTGATTCTATATTTGACGAGTATAAAGGCATTATTGCCTATGTGCGAGTTGATAGCGGTAACGTTAAAGCTGGCGATGAAGTAAAGTTTTTTGCCACCGGCAAGGAGGTGGAAGTGTTGGAGGTCGGATATTTCGCGCCCAAGTATAAAAAATCAGACGTTTTACAAGCAGGAGAAATCGGCTATGTTATCACCGGAGTAAAAGCGCTTGCGGATTGTCGGGTCGGCGATACTCTCTCTTCACTAATAGAGAACAAACCCTTGTCCGGTTATAAGGAAATAAAGCCGATGGTGTTTGCTGGATTGTTTTGCCAGGAAGGCAATGAGTATCCGCGCTTGCGCGAAGCGGTTGAAAAATTGAAGCTAAACGATAGCGCGTTACAATTTGAACCGGAAAATTCACCGGCGCTGGGCTTTGGTTTTCGCTGCGGCTTTTTAGGGTTGCTCCACTTAGAAATTATTCAGCAACGCCTGGAGCAAGAATTTGATTTAGATCTTATCGTAACAGCGCCTAGCGTGGCGTATCAAGTTGATTTAACTTCCGGTGAGAAAATTACTGTTAGAAGCCCACAGTCATTTCCTGACCCGTCGCAGATTAAAGAAGTGCGGGAACCAGTGATGAAGCTTGATATTTTTACGCCTAAAAATTATTTGGGCGCAATTATGAATTTAACTTCTGAAAAACGCGGTGTGTATTTAACTACTGAATACGTCGATGAGGGGCTAGCTATTTTACATTATGAAATACCAATGACCGCGATTATAATAGATTACTACGATAAGTTAAAAAGCGTCTCGTCCGGCTACGCTTCGCTAAATTATGAATTTTTGGAATATCGACAGTGTGAAATTGTTAAGCTTGATATTTTAGTGGCAGAAGAAAGGGAGGAAGCGCTGTCGGTTTTAACGTATAAAGACGCCGCGTATGATGTTGGCAGAAAAATTGTAGAAGGATTAAAAGAGCATATTCCTCGGCAAATGTTTATGATTAAGCTCCAAGCTGCAGTCGGCGGTAAAATTATAGCGGCTGAAAGAATTTCGGCTATGCGCAAAGACGTAACCGCAAAATTATACGGGGGAGACTACACTCGGCGTCAAAAACTTTTGAGTAAACAAAAGAAAGGCAAAAAGAAAATGGCTGACATCGGACGCGGACATGTCAAAATTCCAGCCAAAGCATTTATTGAGATTTTGAGGAAGTAA
- a CDS encoding ribonuclease H encodes MARATLFCDGGARGNPGPAGAGAVLKYNGKTYEMKEYLGEATNNQAEYRALIMGLRKAVEVGVQELDCYLDSELLVEQMNQRYKVKNQGLAVLFVRAWNLAAQLKKVTYRHVYRNQNQDADRLVNEAIDENI; translated from the coding sequence ATGGCTAGAGCAACGTTATTTTGCGACGGAGGAGCACGCGGCAATCCGGGGCCTGCCGGCGCCGGAGCGGTTTTAAAGTACAACGGTAAAACCTATGAAATGAAAGAATACCTTGGCGAAGCAACTAATAATCAGGCCGAGTACCGTGCTTTGATAATGGGGCTACGCAAGGCCGTAGAAGTAGGCGTACAAGAGCTTGATTGTTATTTAGATAGTGAGTTATTGGTTGAGCAGATGAACCAAAGGTATAAAGTAAAAAATCAAGGTCTCGCGGTTTTATTTGTTCGGGCCTGGAACTTAGCGGCGCAGTTAAAAAAAGTTACGTACAGGCACGTTTATCGCAATCAAAACCAAGACGCCGACCGGCTTGTTAACGAAGCGATTGATGAAAATATTTAA
- the recJ gene encoding single-stranded-DNA-specific exonuclease RecJ — translation MDKIWQVAKTVPKSFKDKFPEINEIVLQLLYDRGLKTQEAIDQFLNPDYEKLHDPLTFRMMKDVVKRIFEAIDKKEKITVYGDYDADGVCASVLLMRALKEYGGNVDFYTPYRDTEGYGLNMNASQYMIEQGTNLVITVDCGTSNTQEVAYLKANNVDVIIIDHHSQPLDLPDALILNPKLKDEKYPYRFLASSGMTFKVLSAMIAEQDGHKVKKKLPEKYLKWQLDLVAISTVTDMMSLIGENRILVKYGLIVLEKTRKVGLQQLIKSINTNSFTARGIDTVTIGFQIGPRLNAAGRMDHASSAYELLMTDDKSIAREMAMQLSENNVDRQKKTEQIFKKAKAQVQDSKDTLLIALGDDWPIGLVGLVAGRLLRVFQRPTMVISKNGEEFIGSGRSIEQFDMTAELSKHDKLLKKYGGHPQACGFTIANKKNLDAFIKTMKKSTKDALKGVDLTPVLQIDKEVELDEINWELYDVLEQFEPHGMDNPKPKFLARKLHVHSIEGMGKNQNHIRVMISHNSDEVRKTIGFFMGEWLDKIKKGDYIDIVFEVGVNKWNGNRELELKIIDLKHSDG, via the coding sequence ATGGATAAAATTTGGCAAGTTGCAAAGACTGTACCAAAAAGTTTTAAAGACAAATTCCCAGAAATTAATGAAATTGTTCTCCAGCTCTTATATGATCGAGGCTTAAAAACTCAAGAAGCCATCGATCAGTTTTTAAATCCTGACTATGAGAAACTTCACGACCCTTTGACTTTTAGAATGATGAAGGATGTAGTTAAAAGAATTTTTGAAGCGATTGATAAAAAAGAGAAAATAACTGTTTATGGCGATTATGATGCCGATGGGGTGTGCGCGTCGGTTCTTTTAATGCGAGCATTAAAAGAGTACGGCGGGAATGTTGATTTTTATACCCCTTATCGCGACACAGAAGGTTATGGGCTCAACATGAATGCTTCTCAATACATGATTGAGCAGGGTACAAATTTGGTCATCACGGTTGATTGCGGCACCTCCAATACGCAAGAGGTTGCCTATTTAAAGGCAAATAATGTTGATGTTATAATTATTGACCATCACTCACAACCGTTGGATTTGCCGGACGCGCTTATACTAAACCCAAAGCTAAAAGATGAAAAATATCCTTATCGGTTTTTAGCGAGCTCCGGCATGACTTTCAAAGTGTTGTCGGCCATGATCGCCGAGCAGGATGGGCATAAAGTAAAAAAGAAATTACCTGAAAAGTATCTCAAATGGCAGCTTGACCTTGTCGCCATCAGCACTGTGACTGACATGATGTCGCTAATTGGGGAAAATCGTATATTAGTCAAGTATGGCTTAATTGTTTTGGAAAAAACCCGTAAAGTTGGGTTGCAACAATTAATTAAATCAATCAATACTAACAGTTTTACCGCTAGGGGAATTGACACGGTGACCATCGGTTTTCAAATTGGACCGCGTTTAAACGCTGCCGGGCGAATGGATCACGCTAGCTCTGCCTACGAGTTACTTATGACTGACGATAAATCAATCGCTCGTGAGATGGCCATGCAATTATCAGAAAATAACGTTGATCGCCAAAAAAAGACGGAGCAAATTTTTAAGAAAGCAAAAGCGCAAGTTCAAGACTCCAAAGACACTTTATTAATCGCACTTGGTGACGATTGGCCAATCGGATTAGTCGGCTTAGTCGCCGGACGTTTATTACGGGTTTTTCAGCGGCCGACTATGGTAATCTCCAAAAACGGTGAAGAATTTATTGGCTCTGGCAGAAGCATTGAACAATTTGATATGACCGCTGAATTGTCTAAGCACGATAAACTCTTAAAAAAGTATGGCGGACACCCGCAAGCGTGCGGTTTTACTATTGCGAACAAAAAAAACTTGGATGCGTTTATAAAAACGATGAAAAAATCAACCAAAGATGCGCTTAAGGGGGTAGATTTAACCCCGGTGTTACAAATTGATAAAGAGGTTGAGCTTGATGAGATTAATTGGGAATTATATGATGTGCTAGAACAGTTTGAGCCGCATGGCATGGATAACCCTAAACCCAAGTTTTTGGCTAGAAAACTGCACGTGCATAGCATTGAGGGCATGGGTAAAAATCAAAATCATATTCGGGTGATGATTTCCCATAATAGCGACGAGGTAAGAAAAACAATTGGATTTTTTATGGGGGAGTGGTTAGATAAAATTAAAAAAGGAGATTACATTGATATCGTTTTTGAAGTCGGTGTGAACAAGTGGAATGGGAATCGGGAGTTAGAATTAAAAATAATTGATTTAAAACATTCAGATGGCTAG
- a CDS encoding endonuclease produces the protein MPKDKVKFIAYDTSLKALSRKNRLNPTQPEKRFWQQIISRKKTGYKFLRQKPIGDFIFDLYCPKLLLDIEIVGDTHYIDDQLLHDSNRTQAPEIMGN, from the coding sequence ATGCCAAAAGATAAAGTAAAATTTATCGCTTACGATACTAGTTTAAAAGCTCTTTCTAGGAAAAACAGGTTAAACCCCACTCAACCTGAAAAAAGATTTTGGCAACAAATTATAAGCAGGAAAAAGACTGGCTACAAATTCTTGCGTCAAAAGCCAATCGGTGATTTTATCTTTGATTTATATTGCCCCAAACTCCTGCTCGATATCGAAATTGTTGGCGATACTCACTATATTGATGATCAACTATTACATGATTCTAACCGGACCCAAGCCCCTGAAATTATGGGGAATTAA